In the genome of Sulfurimonas autotrophica DSM 16294, the window ATTACTTGACCAACAATATGTTTTAGATGATAAATTGACTGTGGCACAAGCAGTTGAAAAAGCAGCAAAAGCATGTGGTGGTACTGCTGAAATTACTGAATTTATTCGCCTTGAAGTTGGTGAAGGAATTGAGAAAGCTGAAGATGACTTCGCAGCAGAAGTTGCAGCACAAATGAGCTAAGCCTTTGGCTTAACTCATTCTTCCCCTCTTCTATTTTAAAATCCTTTTTATAAAATAACTTTTTTTAATGCTATAATTATTGCATGAATACACATACTCATAATAAAATCATTGTTGTCGGCGGCGGTTACGGCGGACTAAAAGCAGTAGAAAATCTTGCCAAACATCAAAATAATCAGATAACACTTTTAGATAAAAATGCCTACCATTTTATGCAGACGGATGTGTATGAACTTATCGCAAATGAAAAAGATTTTGCAAAAGTGAGCGTAGATTTGTTTACCTATTGCAGCGGATTTGACGGGAATGTCAGTTTTTATAAACAAGAAGTCGACGATATCGATTTTGAAAATAAAAAAATCATTACTGCCGTACAGCGATTTTCTTATGATTACCTTATTATAGCTGTCGGTGCAAGGACAAAATTTGTAAAAAGTATAAATGGACTTAAAGAGTATGCCCATGGGGTAAAAGCGCTGCATCGTGCAATGTATTTTAAGCAAAAGTTTGAAATGTCACTCTTTAAAAAAGTACAAGAGAGCGGTATTACATGTAAGCCTTTAAGTATTGTTGTAGCCGGTGCAGGACTCAGTGGTGTTGAAATAGCTGCACAGATGGCATCTTTTGCAAAAGAATTTTATTGTGAAAATAATTTTTTATGTAGAAAATTAAATATTATACTTGTCAGTTCATCAAAACAGATACTCAAAGGATTGGACAGTTTTTTGGTAGAAAAATCTCAAAAAAGACTGTTTGATTTAGAAGTAGTTATAAAATCACAAGCGAGGGTAATCTCTTTGACAAAAGAGAGTGTTACACTCAGCAGCGGAGAAATTATATCCATGGATTTTATGATTTTTGCCGGAGGAATAGAGCCTAACGGGTTAATATATAAACTTGATTTAGCAAAGAATGAAAGAGGCTTTTTAAATATAAATGAGTGTCTGCAGGCAGATGGGAAAAAAGAAGTTTTTGCCATAGGTGATTGTGCAACGTTATATAATAAAGGCGAGTTCATCGCACCTACGGCTGATGTAGCTGAACAGATGGGCGAGTTGTGCAGTGAGAATATTATGCGTATTGGTAAAAATCAAGAACTAAAAGAACACAATATACGTTCACGAGGCATTTTAATTGCTTTGGGACGTAGATATGCTGTGGGAAAAGTTTTTAATGTACATATCAGCGGATATTTAGCATTTATAATGAAAAAAATTATTGAAAAAGTCTATTTTATAAAATTGGACAGGCACTCAAAAAAGGGATGCGACAAAATATTTAAAGTTTAAAATATTATAATAAGCAAGAGTAGAATATAATTGCCGTATGAATCTATTATCCGCTAAAAATTTATCACACTCATTTGAATATGAACTTTTTTCTGATGTATCTTTGTCTTTGGATACAAATGAGAGTATTGCTATTATTGGTATGAGTGGAAGTGGCAAGTCTACGCTTTTACATCTATTGTCTACTCTTTTAACGCCAGAGAAAGGCAGTATTGAGCTTTTTGGTAAAGATATTGCATCAATGAATAAAAAAGAGCTCACTCTTATAAAACGCAACAAACTTGGTATTGTTTTTCAATCTCATTATCTTTTTAAGGGGTTTAGTGCCTATGAAAACCTTGAAGTTGCAGAAATTCTTTCACGAAAAAACATAGATGATATATTAATCAAAAATTTAGAAATCAAGCAGTGTATGCACCAAAAAGTAACTGAACTCTCAGGCGGACAGCAGCAGCGTGTCTCTATTGCCAGAGTGCTTACAAAAAAACCCTCAATTATATTTGCAGATGAACCGACGGGAAATCTTGATAATCAAACAGCAGCAGAAGTAATGAAACTTTTTTTTCAATATTGCGAAGATAATGACGCCGGTATGATACTAGTAACGCATGATAATGATTTGGCACACATGTGCAAACGTGTTTATAAACTTGAAGACAAAGAGTTAAAACTAATTAAGTAGAAGGTGAACTGGTGGGCTGGATAGAAATATTTAACGAAACAAATGTAGTAGGTTTTCTTTTACTTTTTTTTCGTTTTGCCGGGTTATTTATTGCCGTGCCGATTTTTAATCATCAAAATATACCGATGAATATCAAAGCATCCATGGCTTTTTTCTTTGCGGTAGTATTTTACTCTTCAATGCCCGCATTACATATTAGTATTGATGTGCCAACTATTTTAGTCGCTGTATTGGGTGAACTTTTGCTTGGCTTATCTGTGGGCGTTGTTTTGCAACTTGCATATAATGTCATCACTTTTGCCGGTGGCCAAATATCATTTATGATGGGGTTTTCAATGGCAAGTGCTATCGACCCCCAATCAGGTGTTTCGATGCCTATTATTTCTCAGTTTCTCTCTTTGATGGGTTTAATGATTTTACTCTCTCTCAATCTGCATCATTGGATGCTGCTCTTTATTGACCATTCTTTAAAAACAGTGCCTTTAGGCGGTTTTGTCATGAGTAAAGATTTGTTTCATTACATTATGCACGCTACATCAAATATGTTTTTGGTAGGTTTTATAATTGCATTTCCTATTATTGCACTTTCATGGCTCGCCGATGTAATTTTTGGAATGCTTATGAAAACAATGCCGCAATTTAACCTTTTGGTTATTGGTTTTCCTATTAAAATCATGGTGGCTTTTGTTGTGCTTATAGCAACTTTTACAGCAATTATGCTGATACTAAAAGGACAGATTCAAGAAGCATTTAACTCTTTAGAAATGCTTTTTTAGTTTTTTTTTGATACAATAGTGTTAATAGAGATTTTTGAAATACGCTCAAGAAATCATCCAAAGGAACATGCGTGAAAATACTGCTTTTAAATGATAATCCCGTAGTAAATAAATTAGTTACTCTAAGTGCACAAAAGACATCCGATGAAGTAGATATAACATCAACGATTGAAGGAATTGAATCTCAAAATTATGATTTATTAATTGTTGATGACAGCGTTTACAGTGATGAATTGTTGAGTGAATTGCAAGAGCAAGAGAAAGTAAAATACAAAAAATCACTTTTTATATGTGCCAAGGATGCAGAGGAAGTAGAATCTTTTTCATCTATTATATTAAAAAAACCTTTTTTACCAACTGATTTGGTAGAACTATTTATGATGTTTGAAAAAGAAGTGGCCAGTGAAGTAGATAAAGAGATGCCTGTTGAAGAAACTCAAGTAGAAGAGATCCAATCAAGCGATTTAGAAGAATTAAGTGATGAATTATCCTTGGATGACGAAGAGAGTTTAGGGGAAAGTGTCTTGGATGATGAAGAGGCGCAAAAAGTAAAAGATTTACTTGATGAAAATGAAGAAGAACTCTCTTTTGATGAAGAAGTAGAAAATGATATTGAGAGTTTAGAACTCGATGAAGAAGAGGGGCTTGCCGAGGTACCTGAAGAAGCAGAAGAAGATTTGGAACTCGAAGATGATGACCTTTTAGCAGATTATGATATGGCACTTGATTTGGAAGATGAAGCAGATGTAGATATTGCAGAGGAAGATAGTTTTGATTTAGAAGATGAAGTTGAGACTTTGGAAGATGAAGAACTTGAAGAGTTAGATACAGCAACGGTAGCAGAACTCGAAGATGAGATAGATGATGTTGTGACAGAGGAGTTAAGCGAGAAAGAGGGTGATTTGGCGGTAGATATGGCACTTGATTTGGAAGATGAAGCAGATATAGATATTTCTCATGATATGGTTGATGAGTTTAATCTTGAAGAAGATATAGAAGAACCTGAAGAAGAAAGTGTGCAAGAGCCTGAAGAAGAAGTTGAAGAAGAACCTGAAGATGTCGATACTCCAGCAGTAGCAGAACTTGAAGATATAATTGAAAATGAAGAAGCAGAAGAAGAGCCGGAAGAAGTTGTTGAGGCTGAAGATATAAATTTGGAGAGTGAAATCCAAAGTGCTGTTGAAAATTTAAGTCAAGAAGATTTAGAGAGTGAATTGGATGAAGATACTCTTTTGCAAATAGCAACGAATGAAATAGACCCGTTAGCAGACCTGACAAGTAAAGATTTAAAAGTAGCACTTGGAGAAGAATTAGAAGAAGTGGAAGAAGTAGATACAGCGGCAGTAGCAGAAATTGAAGATACTATAATGAGTGAAGAAGAGGATGAAGGACAAAACAGTGGTGTAGAAGCTCTGAAAAAACTCCTTGAAGCACTCAGTGACAAAGATGTGGCCGCATCAATGAAAGGGATGAAAATCAGTATAAATATTACATTGGGTGACAACTGATGAGTGCTATACACGGGGCAGTTTTAGTCCTTTCAGGTCCAAGCGGTGCAGGAAAAAGTTCTTTAATTCATAAAGTAATGAATGATTTAGGAGAATGTTATTTTTCTATATCTACAACAACACGCCCAATTAGAGAGGGCGAGGTAGATGGTGTTGATTATTATTTTGTAGATGAAGAAGAATTCAAAAAAGAGATAGAAGAAGATCAGTTTTTAGAGTATGCCATTGTGCATGGAAACTATTATGGGACTTCACTTAAGCCTGTCAAAAAAGCTCTTTCAAAAGGAAAACTGGTGATATTTGACATTGATGTACAGGGAAACAGTGCTATTAACAGTCGGCTTGGAGATATCACTACCTCTGTGTTTATAACACCGCCGACACTCAGTGAACTCAAAAAGAGACTTGTAAATCGTCATACAGATGCCGAGGAAGTGATAGAACGTAGAGTAAAAATGGCTAGACGTGAAATTCAGAGGGTATCTGAGTATGAATACTTGCTTGTGAATGATGATTTAGATGAAGCAGCCGATAAATTGCGTATTATTGCAAAAGTTGCGAGATTCAAAAAATCAAATGAAGAGATAAATGAGTTTGTGCAAAAATGGGAAGATTTGTAAAACTTCAAAACATAATATATAGTGATAAGAGAATTTACAGCAAATGTGAGTTATACTTCACAACTTAATTTATAACAAGGAAAAAATATGGGAATGCCTAGTGGAACAGAATTACTGATAATTTTTGGAATTATCGTTTTATTATTTGGAGCAAAAAAAATACCTGATTTAGCAAAAGGTCTTGGTAAAGGAATCAAAAACTTCAAAGCAGAAATGAAAGATGTTGATGAAGTTGAAGTTGAAACACCTAAAAAAGTTGAGAAAAGTGATGAAGTAGCTTCATCTGATGAAACTCCAAAATCTACAACACAAGCGTAAACATTGAAACAACGAGTATCGGCGTTATTACGCGAAAAAATAGGTCGCGAAGTTGTTCTAGAAAAGCCTCGTGATCGTTCTTTTGGTCACTTTGCTACTCCTATAGCATTTTCTTTAGCAAAAGAGTTGCGAAAATCTCCTATGGTTATTGCGGATGAACTGGCTTCATCTTTTGAATCTAGTGATGTGTTTTCCAAAGTGGAAGCAGTAAAAGGGTATTTGAATTTTCGTTTAAGTGAAGATTTTTTAGCCGAGTATGCTTCATGGGCTCTTAAAAATCCTTCAGAATTTGCGACACAAGAAAAAAATCAAAAAATACTTTTAGAATTCGTAAGCGCGAATCCGACTGGACCTTTACATATAGGACATGCACGTGGTGCAGTCTATGGTGACACGCTCTATCGTATGGCAAAACATCTGGGTTATGACATTACAGCTGAGTATTATGTTAATGATGCCGGAAATCAGATTGATTTGCTTGGACTTTCTATTCAGCTGCATGCAAGAGATAATCTTTTAGATGAAACTGTGGAGTACCCTGAGAGTTATTACCGTGGAGAGTATCTTGATGCTCTTGCACGTGATGTGATGGAAAAATTCGGCAGTGAAATTTTTTATGATGAATCTCGTCAGCGTGAGCTTGCTCTTTGGGCTAAAGATGAAGTGATGAAAATCATTGCTAAAGATTTAGGTGATTTGAACATCTTTTTTGATACTTTTGTTTATGAGTCAACATTATATGATGACTGGGACAGAGTTATGAAAAAAATGGGCTCGGGTATCTATGAAAAAGATGGGAAAATCTGGATAGCATCTGAAGCCAAAGGCGATGAAAAAGACAGAGTTGTTGTCCGTGAAGACGGCCGTCCGACATACCTTGCCGGTGATATTGTGTACCATAATCAAAAATTTGAACGTGGCTATGATCATTACATCAATATCTGGGGTGCGGATCATCACGGCTATATACCACGTGTAAAAGCGGCAATTGAATATTTAGGTTATGACTCAAATAAACTTGAAGTTCTGCTGTCTCAAATGGTAAGTCTTTTAAAAGACGGCGAGCCGTATAAAATGAGCAAGCGTGCCGGCAATGTAATACTTATGAGTGATATTGTCGAAGAAATCGGTGCGGATGCCCTGCGTTTTATCTTTGCATCTAAAAAGAGCGATACTGCACTGGAATTTGATTTGGCTGAGTTTAAAAAGCAGGACAGTTCAAACCCTATTTTTTATATTCAGTATGCACATGCGCGTATTCAAACACTGCTCTCTAAAGCGACTCTCACAAAAGAAGATATTGCAAATGCAAGTTTGAAAAATCTTGGTGAAAATGCGGATACGCTTCTGTTTGATGCACTTTTACTGCCTGAAGTGATTGAAGATGCCTTTAATACGCGTCAAGTACAGAAATTGACGGATTATCTGAAATCTCTTGCTGCTTCACTGCATAAATTTTATTATGATGTGCGCATGATCGGTACTGAAGATGAAGCAAAACTCTTAAAACTAATGCTAATGGTTGCACTGAGTATAAAAACCGGACTTTCATTAATGGGTATTGACGCTAAAGATAAAATGTCAAAAGAAGAGGAATAACTCTTCTTTATTTGAGCAGCTCGGAATTTTTCAGCTGCGGATAGAGTTTTAGCACTTCTTTAGCAGATTTTTTGGGAATTTGTATTAAGATTGGATTTTTACGTTTATCCAGCCAATTAGCAATTTTTTGTATATTTTTTTCACTCATTGAAGTACATCCGACAGTTGTAGAATTCGGTGCGCGCTCAATGTGCATAAATATACAAGAACCTCTGTCTTTGAGCGCTTTTTTATTATAATCAACGACTATTCCCAGCTTATATTGTGCATCATCACGTTTCATATATTCAAAACTTTTTTCGTCTCCATGAGCCATTATTATCTGATTATAGAAATTTGAATGTGTATCATCGATACATATTAAGTTTTTTGCTGTATAAAGATAAGGGACATTATAATTACTTTTTTGTGCATAACCAAAGATATTCGAGAGTCTGAAAATACCGGCAGGTGCTTTTTTATCACCTTCATATTTTAAAGCATCATCAGGATTTTTAGTAAACTGTTCACTCTCTACACCCCAGCCTAAGCCATTTTTCCCCAAATTAACATGCATGGTTTCAAAAGCTTTTTGTGAAGCTTCATAGCACTCCAGTTTTGCCTGTGAACTATTCATATCATCAGCAACAACCAGAACTATTTGCTGGGATGAAAACAATAAAATTGAAAAACTTGTCATAATTAAGAAACTTTTTATCATAAAGTATGGTACTATTACTATTAAATGATGTCAATAGTAATAGACTTCTTGCAAGAAGTCTATAAAATTAAATTTTGGATAAAACAATGAGTATTACAATAAAACAAGCCACAGCTGGTGACGCTTCTTTTTTAGCACAAATGATTTTACAAAGTTCAAGAGCAGGGAAAAAAGATGGCTTGTTTGATGTACTGTTTGGGACAGATGATGATAAAATAGTCTTAGAAAAATTAGAAAAGCTTACACAGACAGAGGCAAAAAGCCATTGTCATTATAAAAATTTTTTAATAGCGCAAATGGATGGAAAAAATGTCGGAACATTATGCAGCTATGAACCTAGAATTGCAACAAAAGAGGCATTTGTACAAGCCTTAAAAGAGATAGGCTGCGGCGATGAGATAAATAAGCCTTTGGAAGTTGTATATAATTGTAGTTTCGACACTAACAAAAGCAGACTGATGTTTGATTTTATGGAAGAGTTGGAGGGCTTTATAGATGTTGGTGTACTCAAGGCATTAATGCAAAAAAGTCTGCTTAGTGCCAGACTCAAAGGCTATAGAATTGTGCAGACAATTATAGAAATAGGTTCATTAGAAGCAGAACTCTTTTACAAAAAACTCGGATTTGAAATTGTAGATAAAAAAGAATGTGAAGCTTATAGAGAAATTTTTGGTAGAGCGGGCGTTATGCTCTTGGCTATGGAATTTTAAGGTTTTATTATAGAACTTTCATTCCTTTCAGTTTTTCCATCTCTCTTGGCCATTGCCTTGGCACTTTATACTAAAAATATTATGCTCTCTTTATTTGGCGGAATATTTTTAGGGCTTTTTTTCCTACATGACTTTTCTGTAATTGCAGCGGTGAACTCCACATTTGAACTGTTTTTTTCTCTTTTGAGTGAAGCCTGGATACTTAAAACCTTAGCCTTTGCAGTCTTGGTAGGCAGTGTGATGGAACTGATGCAAAAAAGCGGAGGTATCAGCGGTTTTGTCTCTTTTATGACACAAGAAACTGCACTGGTAAATTCTCCTCGTTCGGCTTTACTGGTGAGTTATTTTATAGGTGTCATTATTTTTATTGAATCTTCTATAACCTCTCTTATCGCTGGAGCCGTCGGTAGACCGCTTTGCGATAAAGAGAAAGTTCCGCATGCAAAACTGGCCTTTGTGTGTGACTCCACCTCGGCTCCTATCAGTTCTTTAATTGTTCTTAACGGATGGGGTGCACTGCTGCTCGGACTTATTGCAACACAGGTGCAAACAGGAATAATATCAGGCGATAATGTCAATATTTTACTGCACAGTGTTGCTTATAACTTTTATGCTGTGAGTGCTTTAATCGTCACTTTTTTAGCTGTGTGGTTTAACATAAATATAGGTCCGATGAAGAATGCAAAACCCTCTTTAGACAAAGCTTCTTTACATGTAAACTCTAAAGTCAGTATGGCATATATGATAATTCCAATATTTTTGATGATTACATTTGTATTTATGTTTTTGTATATAACAGGCAAGGGCGATATGTTAAAGGGAAGTGGTTCTAGTTCTATCTTTTATACTATGCTTGCCACGCTGATGGTGATGTTTATTTATTACATAGGCACAAAAAACATGTCCGCAAAAACCTACACAAAAAGTGCCTACATCGGAGCAAAAAAACTTTTTCCGATTGCTATGATACTGCTTTTTGCTTTTGCAATAGGGGAAGTGACCGTTGATTTAAAAACAGGGCAGTATTTGGCTTCGCTT includes:
- a CDS encoding NAD(P)/FAD-dependent oxidoreductase; its protein translation is MNTHTHNKIIVVGGGYGGLKAVENLAKHQNNQITLLDKNAYHFMQTDVYELIANEKDFAKVSVDLFTYCSGFDGNVSFYKQEVDDIDFENKKIITAVQRFSYDYLIIAVGARTKFVKSINGLKEYAHGVKALHRAMYFKQKFEMSLFKKVQESGITCKPLSIVVAGAGLSGVEIAAQMASFAKEFYCENNFLCRKLNIILVSSSKQILKGLDSFLVEKSQKRLFDLEVVIKSQARVISLTKESVTLSSGEIISMDFMIFAGGIEPNGLIYKLDLAKNERGFLNINECLQADGKKEVFAIGDCATLYNKGEFIAPTADVAEQMGELCSENIMRIGKNQELKEHNIRSRGILIALGRRYAVGKVFNVHISGYLAFIMKKIIEKVYFIKLDRHSKKGCDKIFKV
- a CDS encoding ABC transporter ATP-binding protein — protein: MNLLSAKNLSHSFEYELFSDVSLSLDTNESIAIIGMSGSGKSTLLHLLSTLLTPEKGSIELFGKDIASMNKKELTLIKRNKLGIVFQSHYLFKGFSAYENLEVAEILSRKNIDDILIKNLEIKQCMHQKVTELSGGQQQRVSIARVLTKKPSIIFADEPTGNLDNQTAAEVMKLFFQYCEDNDAGMILVTHDNDLAHMCKRVYKLEDKELKLIK
- the fliR gene encoding flagellar biosynthetic protein FliR, encoding MGWIEIFNETNVVGFLLLFFRFAGLFIAVPIFNHQNIPMNIKASMAFFFAVVFYSSMPALHISIDVPTILVAVLGELLLGLSVGVVLQLAYNVITFAGGQISFMMGFSMASAIDPQSGVSMPIISQFLSLMGLMILLSLNLHHWMLLFIDHSLKTVPLGGFVMSKDLFHYIMHATSNMFLVGFIIAFPIIALSWLADVIFGMLMKTMPQFNLLVIGFPIKIMVAFVVLIATFTAIMLILKGQIQEAFNSLEMLF
- the gmk gene encoding guanylate kinase, yielding MSAIHGAVLVLSGPSGAGKSSLIHKVMNDLGECYFSISTTTRPIREGEVDGVDYYFVDEEEFKKEIEEDQFLEYAIVHGNYYGTSLKPVKKALSKGKLVIFDIDVQGNSAINSRLGDITTSVFITPPTLSELKKRLVNRHTDAEEVIERRVKMARREIQRVSEYEYLLVNDDLDEAADKLRIIAKVARFKKSNEEINEFVQKWEDL
- a CDS encoding Sec-independent protein translocase subunit TatA/TatB; the protein is MGMPSGTELLIIFGIIVLLFGAKKIPDLAKGLGKGIKNFKAEMKDVDEVEVETPKKVEKSDEVASSDETPKSTTQA
- the argS gene encoding arginine--tRNA ligase → MKQRVSALLREKIGREVVLEKPRDRSFGHFATPIAFSLAKELRKSPMVIADELASSFESSDVFSKVEAVKGYLNFRLSEDFLAEYASWALKNPSEFATQEKNQKILLEFVSANPTGPLHIGHARGAVYGDTLYRMAKHLGYDITAEYYVNDAGNQIDLLGLSIQLHARDNLLDETVEYPESYYRGEYLDALARDVMEKFGSEIFYDESRQRELALWAKDEVMKIIAKDLGDLNIFFDTFVYESTLYDDWDRVMKKMGSGIYEKDGKIWIASEAKGDEKDRVVVREDGRPTYLAGDIVYHNQKFERGYDHYINIWGADHHGYIPRVKAAIEYLGYDSNKLEVLLSQMVSLLKDGEPYKMSKRAGNVILMSDIVEEIGADALRFIFASKKSDTALEFDLAEFKKQDSSNPIFYIQYAHARIQTLLSKATLTKEDIANASLKNLGENADTLLFDALLLPEVIEDAFNTRQVQKLTDYLKSLAASLHKFYYDVRMIGTEDEAKLLKLMLMVALSIKTGLSLMGIDAKDKMSKEEE
- a CDS encoding L,D-transpeptidase family protein, translating into MTSFSILLFSSQQIVLVVADDMNSSQAKLECYEASQKAFETMHVNLGKNGLGWGVESEQFTKNPDDALKYEGDKKAPAGIFRLSNIFGYAQKSNYNVPYLYTAKNLICIDDTHSNFYNQIIMAHGDEKSFEYMKRDDAQYKLGIVVDYNKKALKDRGSCIFMHIERAPNSTTVGCTSMSEKNIQKIANWLDKRKNPILIQIPKKSAKEVLKLYPQLKNSELLK
- a CDS encoding Na+/H+ antiporter NhaC family protein, coding for MALYTKNIMLSLFGGIFLGLFFLHDFSVIAAVNSTFELFFSLLSEAWILKTLAFAVLVGSVMELMQKSGGISGFVSFMTQETALVNSPRSALLVSYFIGVIIFIESSITSLIAGAVGRPLCDKEKVPHAKLAFVCDSTSAPISSLIVLNGWGALLLGLIATQVQTGIISGDNVNILLHSVAYNFYAVSALIVTFLAVWFNINIGPMKNAKPSLDKASLHVNSKVSMAYMIIPIFLMITFVFMFLYITGKGDMLKGSGSSSIFYTMLATLMVMFIYYIGTKNMSAKTYTKSAYIGAKKLFPIAMILLFAFAIGEVTVDLKTGQYLASLASDNLSVFLLSGVIFLLSSIISFSTGTSWGTFSIMIPIAVPMAVGMDTDVALAIGAVISGGVFGDHCSPISDTTIISSLASDCEVVEHVKTQLPYALISGAVALVLFIVFGFTTLNNS